A genomic segment from Amycolatopsis camponoti encodes:
- a CDS encoding lysophospholipid acyltransferase family protein: MDRWTALDTEGELLTRRRMIAYGRRFARAGRGAWYSFAIEVVWQFLVQTTRFRVRGSHHIPKSGGVLVASNHLSFADPATLTAFCLAAGRVPRYLAKASLWKLPVLGRVMRSGRHIPVYRGAATAAEAYRDLVASVRDGECVAVFPEGTFSNDPAGWPMRGKTGIVRAALETGAPVIPVANWGTHHLLPSTAWFPRGIPRKTVDLLAGPPVDLSDLVGRELTRAVLEEATARIMAAITELLVELRGERPPVAA; encoded by the coding sequence ATGGACCGCTGGACCGCCCTGGACACCGAGGGTGAGCTGCTCACCCGACGCCGGATGATCGCCTACGGCCGGCGCTTCGCCCGCGCCGGCCGGGGCGCCTGGTACAGCTTCGCGATCGAGGTCGTCTGGCAGTTCCTCGTCCAGACGACCCGGTTCCGGGTGCGCGGCTCGCACCACATCCCGAAGTCCGGGGGCGTGCTGGTGGCGTCCAACCACCTGTCCTTCGCCGACCCGGCGACGCTGACGGCGTTCTGCCTGGCCGCCGGCCGCGTGCCGCGGTACCTGGCGAAGGCCTCGCTGTGGAAGCTGCCGGTCCTGGGCCGCGTGATGCGCTCGGGGCGCCACATCCCGGTGTACCGCGGCGCGGCGACGGCGGCCGAGGCCTACCGCGACCTGGTCGCTTCGGTGCGGGACGGCGAGTGCGTCGCGGTCTTCCCCGAAGGCACGTTCTCGAACGACCCGGCCGGCTGGCCGATGCGCGGCAAGACCGGCATCGTGCGCGCGGCCCTGGAGACCGGCGCGCCGGTGATCCCGGTGGCCAACTGGGGCACCCACCACCTGCTGCCGTCGACGGCGTGGTTCCCCCGCGGGATCCCGCGCAAGACGGTCGACCTGCTGGCCGGGCCGCCGGTCGACCTCTCGGACCTGGTCGGCCGCGAGCTGACCCGCGCGGTGCTGGAAGAGGCCACGGCCCGCATCATGGCCGCGATCACCGAGCTGCTGGTCGAGCTTCGCGGGGAGCGGCCGCCGGTCGCCGCTTGA
- the lpdA gene encoding dihydrolipoyl dehydrogenase: MSAQHFDVVVLGAGVGGYVAAIRASQLGLSAAVVEEKYWGGVCLNVGCIPSKALLRNAELAHVVTQEAAAFGISSDSPIRVDYTAAYERSRKVADGRVKGVHFLMKKNKITEFDGHGTFVDDHTLEVNGSQVTFDHCIIATGATTRLLPGTSRSSRVVTYEEQILSSELPSSIVIAGAGAIGVEFAYVLHNYGVDVTIVEFLDRMVPLEDAEVSAELFRRYRKLGIKVLTSTRVESIDDSGSSVQVTVSSEKNGQQVLSADKVLQAIGFQPRVEGYGLEKTGVALTERGAIAIDGRGRTNVPHIFAIGDVTAKLMLAHASESMGVVAAETIAGAETMELDFPMIPRATYCQPQIASFGWTEEQAREKGFDVQVAKFPFTANGKAQGLGDAGGFVKLISDRTHGELIGGHLIGPDVTELLPELTLAQQWDLTVHEAARNVHAHPTLGEAVKEALHGLAGHMINM, encoded by the coding sequence ATGAGTGCACAACACTTTGATGTCGTCGTGCTGGGGGCCGGAGTCGGCGGTTACGTCGCGGCGATCCGCGCGTCCCAGCTGGGGCTGAGCGCCGCGGTGGTCGAGGAGAAGTACTGGGGCGGGGTCTGCCTGAACGTCGGGTGCATCCCGTCGAAGGCGCTGCTGCGCAACGCCGAACTGGCGCACGTCGTGACGCAGGAGGCCGCGGCGTTCGGCATTTCGTCCGACAGCCCGATCCGGGTCGACTACACGGCCGCCTACGAGCGGAGCCGGAAAGTCGCCGACGGGCGCGTCAAGGGCGTGCACTTCCTGATGAAGAAGAACAAGATCACCGAGTTCGACGGGCACGGCACGTTCGTCGACGACCACACCCTCGAGGTGAACGGTTCGCAGGTGACCTTCGACCACTGCATCATCGCCACCGGTGCGACGACGCGGCTGCTGCCGGGGACCTCTCGGAGTTCTCGGGTGGTCACCTACGAGGAGCAGATCCTCTCGAGCGAGCTGCCGTCGAGCATCGTGATCGCCGGTGCGGGCGCCATCGGTGTCGAGTTCGCTTACGTGCTGCACAACTACGGCGTCGACGTCACGATCGTCGAGTTCCTCGACCGGATGGTTCCGCTGGAGGACGCCGAGGTTTCGGCCGAGCTCTTCCGGCGTTACCGCAAGCTGGGCATCAAGGTGCTGACCTCGACGCGCGTCGAGTCGATCGACGACTCCGGTTCTTCCGTGCAGGTGACTGTGTCCTCGGAGAAGAACGGGCAGCAGGTTCTTTCCGCCGACAAGGTGTTGCAGGCCATCGGGTTCCAGCCCCGGGTCGAGGGCTACGGGCTGGAGAAGACGGGTGTCGCGTTGACCGAGCGTGGCGCTATCGCCATCGACGGGCGGGGGCGGACCAACGTTCCGCACATCTTCGCGATCGGCGATGTGACGGCGAAGTTGATGCTGGCTCATGCTTCCGAGTCCATGGGTGTCGTCGCGGCGGAGACGATCGCCGGTGCGGAGACCATGGAGCTCGATTTTCCGATGATCCCGCGGGCTACTTACTGCCAGCCCCAGATCGCGAGCTTCGGGTGGACCGAGGAACAGGCTCGGGAGAAGGGGTTCGACGTTCAGGTGGCGAAGTTCCCGTTCACGGCCAACGGGAAGGCTCAGGGGCTGGGGGATGCCGGGGGGTTCGTCAAGCTGATCAGTGATCGCACGCACGGGGAGCTGATCGGGGGGCATCTCATCGGGCCGGACGTCACCGAGTTGCTGCCGGAGCTCACTTTGGCTCAGCAGTGGGATTTGACCGTGCACGAGGCGGCTCGGAACGTGCACGCGCATCCGACGCTGGGTGAGGCGGTCAAGGAAGCTCTGCACGGGCTGGCCGGGCACATGATCAATATGTGA
- a CDS encoding PH domain-containing protein: protein MIDFSKNTVFKLAPCNPQDIAPTVQPIIIHGEQVMACFKAVRDFVVFTDKRLIAVNVQGVTGKKKDFTSLPYSKIQAFSIETAGTFDLDAELDLWFSGLGKVRLEFKGSADIRQLGHLIASHVL from the coding sequence ATGATTGACTTCTCCAAGAACACGGTCTTCAAGCTCGCCCCGTGCAATCCCCAGGACATCGCGCCGACGGTGCAGCCGATCATCATCCACGGCGAACAGGTGATGGCCTGTTTCAAAGCCGTTCGCGACTTCGTGGTGTTCACCGACAAGCGCCTGATCGCGGTGAACGTCCAAGGCGTCACGGGCAAGAAGAAGGACTTCACTTCGCTGCCCTACAGCAAGATCCAAGCGTTCTCGATCGAAACGGCGGGCACCTTCGACCTGGACGCCGAGCTCGATCTCTGGTTCAGCGGCCTCGGCAAGGTCCGCTTGGAGTTCAAGGGCAGCGCGGACATCCGCCAACTGGGCCACCTGATCGCATCCCACGTGCTCTGA
- a CDS encoding S8 family serine peptidase, producing the protein MVRFSRVAAHAVPLTVGALLLTTGVSVAQPSTVDAAAARTEAGISALQSIKKSLTPAERKQSSQLVVEKRLRGDRTLAAKLPDYRSGVGVSASGTVSVEITATRDQAVANAVEAAGGTVRFASPGGVRADLPLSAVDAIAGRADVAEVKPAAQATTWREEGNRDFRVAAAQAAATQVSEGDKAHGADAARTTYGVSGSGVKVCVLSDGVDSLAKSQSAGELPTVDVLSGQKGSGDEGTAMLEIVHDLAPNAALGFATAFTSEASFAANIRALRTTGHCTIIVDDVAYFDESPFQDTQVAQAVNEVTAAGVLYFSSAGNSGNATDGTSGYYEGDFRASSSKISGVTGTPHDFDPSTTTQNFDALSAGSLGKPVTLFWSDPWGKSANDYDLFILNSAGSVVASSENGQSGSQNPYEIASVPTTGSGYKVAVVKYSGADRFIALNVIRGRFVASGSLKVFSTNGVTNGHSSAASAFSVAAAPAAGAFTRPLETGDPANPAGPYPGLFSASSKWERFSSDGKRHLFYNADGTAITPGNVSSTGGTTRSKPDITAADGVATSVTGFQPFYGTSAAAPHAAAIAALLLSGKPTATPAEIRGALVSSAIDLGTPGFDTVTGNGVIMAGPALAALGVQPK; encoded by the coding sequence ATGGTGAGATTCAGCCGGGTCGCCGCGCACGCGGTTCCGCTGACGGTCGGTGCGTTGCTGCTGACCACGGGGGTTTCGGTGGCGCAGCCGTCCACGGTGGACGCGGCCGCCGCGCGCACCGAAGCCGGCATCAGCGCGCTCCAGAGCATCAAGAAGAGCCTCACCCCGGCCGAGCGCAAGCAATCGAGCCAGCTCGTCGTCGAGAAGCGGTTGCGGGGCGATCGGACCCTCGCCGCGAAGCTGCCCGACTACCGCTCGGGCGTCGGCGTCAGCGCCTCCGGCACCGTCTCGGTCGAGATCACCGCCACCCGTGACCAGGCCGTCGCGAACGCCGTCGAGGCGGCCGGGGGCACCGTCCGCTTCGCCTCGCCCGGCGGCGTTCGTGCCGACCTCCCGCTGTCCGCCGTCGACGCCATCGCGGGCCGCGCCGATGTCGCCGAGGTCAAGCCGGCCGCGCAGGCCACGACCTGGCGCGAGGAGGGCAACCGGGACTTCCGGGTCGCGGCCGCACAAGCCGCCGCGACCCAGGTGTCCGAAGGCGACAAGGCGCACGGTGCCGACGCCGCCCGCACCACCTACGGCGTCAGCGGTTCCGGCGTGAAGGTCTGCGTGCTCTCCGACGGCGTCGACTCGCTCGCGAAGTCGCAGAGCGCCGGTGAACTGCCCACCGTCGACGTCCTGTCCGGACAGAAGGGCAGCGGCGACGAGGGCACCGCGATGCTCGAGATCGTCCACGACCTCGCGCCGAACGCCGCCCTCGGCTTCGCGACCGCGTTCACCAGTGAGGCCAGTTTCGCCGCGAACATCCGCGCGCTGCGCACCACCGGCCACTGCACGATCATCGTCGACGACGTCGCCTACTTCGACGAGTCGCCGTTCCAGGACACGCAGGTCGCGCAGGCGGTCAACGAGGTCACCGCGGCCGGCGTCCTGTACTTCTCCTCGGCCGGCAACTCGGGCAACGCGACCGACGGCACCAGCGGCTACTACGAAGGCGACTTCCGCGCGTCGTCGTCGAAGATCAGCGGCGTCACCGGCACCCCGCACGACTTCGACCCGAGCACCACGACGCAGAACTTCGACGCGCTTTCGGCCGGCTCGCTCGGCAAGCCCGTGACGCTGTTCTGGTCCGACCCGTGGGGCAAGTCCGCCAACGACTACGACCTGTTCATCCTGAACTCGGCGGGCAGCGTCGTCGCCTCGAGCGAGAACGGCCAGTCCGGCTCGCAGAACCCGTACGAGATCGCGAGCGTGCCCACCACCGGCTCCGGCTACAAGGTCGCGGTGGTCAAGTACAGCGGCGCCGACCGGTTCATCGCGCTCAACGTGATCCGCGGTCGGTTCGTGGCGTCGGGTTCGCTGAAGGTGTTCAGCACCAACGGTGTCACGAACGGCCACTCGTCGGCGGCGAGCGCGTTCAGCGTGGCGGCGGCCCCGGCGGCGGGTGCGTTCACGCGGCCGCTGGAGACCGGTGACCCGGCCAACCCGGCGGGCCCGTACCCGGGCCTGTTCAGCGCGTCGAGCAAGTGGGAGCGCTTCTCCTCCGACGGCAAGCGTCACCTGTTCTACAACGCGGACGGCACGGCGATCACGCCGGGCAACGTGTCTTCGACGGGTGGCACCACCCGCAGCAAGCCGGACATCACGGCGGCCGACGGCGTGGCGACGTCGGTGACGGGCTTCCAGCCGTTCTACGGGACCTCGGCGGCGGCCCCGCACGCGGCGGCGATCGCGGCGCTGCTGCTGTCGGGCAAGCCGACGGCGACCCCCGCCGAGATCCGCGGCGCGCTGGTGTCGTCGGCGATCGACCTGGGCACGCCCGGGTTCGACACGGTGACGGGCAACGGCGTGATCATGGCCGGCCCGGCGCTCGCCGCGCTGGGCGTCCAGCCCAAGTAG
- a CDS encoding class I SAM-dependent methyltransferase translates to MGLRERFQAGLARQLGHPSGLRGRLVGSALNRRNREAVVKAVAALELSGRETALDIGFGGGLGLSLLLAKAGKVHGVEVSATMLERARATFREELTTGRLVLSEGPMTALPLDDGSADAIVTTNTVYFVDDLGAAFAEVARVLAPGGRFVLGVGDPDLMGRARMLTENGFRIRPIPALEAELAGAGLTVLRHEKFAHSGLGFHLLVTGK, encoded by the coding sequence ATGGGACTTCGCGAGCGCTTCCAGGCCGGGCTGGCCCGGCAACTCGGCCACCCTAGCGGCCTGCGCGGACGGCTGGTCGGGTCGGCGCTCAACCGCCGGAACCGGGAGGCGGTCGTGAAGGCGGTGGCGGCACTGGAGCTGTCGGGCCGCGAAACGGCGCTGGACATCGGCTTCGGCGGCGGCCTGGGTCTTTCCCTGCTCCTGGCGAAAGCCGGCAAAGTACACGGCGTCGAGGTGTCGGCGACGATGCTCGAGCGCGCCCGCGCGACGTTCCGCGAGGAGCTCACCACGGGCCGGCTGGTGCTGAGCGAAGGACCGATGACGGCGTTGCCCCTCGACGACGGCTCGGCCGACGCGATCGTCACGACGAACACGGTCTACTTCGTCGACGACCTCGGCGCCGCTTTCGCCGAGGTCGCCCGGGTGCTGGCCCCGGGTGGGCGCTTCGTGCTGGGCGTCGGCGACCCGGACCTGATGGGCCGCGCCCGGATGCTGACCGAGAACGGCTTCCGCATCCGCCCGATCCCCGCGCTCGAAGCCGAACTGGCCGGCGCCGGGCTGACGGTGCTCCGGCACGAGAAGTTCGCCCACAGCGGGCTCGGCTTCCACCTGCTGGTCACCGGGAAATGA
- a CDS encoding SDR family oxidoreductase: MAKTAVVTGAGSGIGRAVARALLSDGWSVALAGRRASALEETAAGFDGALVVPTDVSGEQSVAALFAAVREQWGRLDLLVNNAGIGAAGTVADLSVEDWKRTVDVNLTGMFLCAQQAVRLMKDQDPRGGRIINNGSISAHVPRPATVAYTATKHAVTGLTRSISLDGRAWNVACGQIDIGNAATEMTERMAAGIPQADGRVIAEPTFDVRHVADAVRYMASLPLDANVQFLTVTATTMPFIGRG; encoded by the coding sequence ATGGCGAAGACGGCGGTGGTGACCGGAGCCGGTTCGGGCATCGGGCGGGCGGTGGCGCGGGCCCTCCTGTCGGACGGCTGGTCCGTCGCGCTGGCCGGGCGGCGCGCTTCCGCTCTCGAGGAAACCGCCGCGGGCTTCGACGGTGCGCTCGTCGTGCCCACCGACGTCTCCGGCGAACAGTCCGTCGCCGCGTTGTTCGCCGCCGTCCGCGAGCAGTGGGGGCGGCTCGACCTGCTGGTCAACAACGCCGGGATCGGCGCGGCGGGGACCGTGGCCGACCTGTCCGTCGAGGACTGGAAGCGGACGGTCGACGTCAACCTCACCGGGATGTTCCTCTGCGCGCAGCAGGCCGTCAGGCTGATGAAGGACCAGGATCCCCGCGGCGGCCGGATCATCAACAACGGCTCGATCTCGGCGCACGTCCCGCGCCCCGCGACCGTCGCCTACACCGCGACCAAGCACGCCGTCACCGGGCTGACGAGGTCGATCTCGCTGGACGGCCGCGCGTGGAACGTCGCCTGCGGCCAGATCGACATCGGCAACGCGGCCACCGAGATGACCGAGCGGATGGCGGCCGGCATCCCCCAGGCCGACGGCCGGGTGATCGCCGAGCCGACGTTCGACGTCCGCCACGTGGCCGACGCGGTGCGGTACATGGCTTCGCTGCCGCTGGACGCGAACGTCCAGTTCCTCACCGTCACCGCGACGACCATGCCGTTCATCGGCCGCGGCTAG
- a CDS encoding SDR family oxidoreductase has protein sequence MERKTALVAGANGIIGRNLVEHLRADGRWDVIGLSRRGGLAVDLLDAADTRAKVGALSGVTHLFYAAYQDRPTWAELVPPNLAMLTNLVGALDPAALEHVSLMQGYKVYGAHLGPFKTPARETDAGHMPPEFNVDQQQFLERWGGSWSAIRPSVVGGTALGNPMNLALVIAVYASISKELGLPLRFPGKPGAYDSLLEMTDAGLLASATVWATGQEGAFNIANGDLFRWSELWPKLAAYFGLEAAPPLRMSLVDVMTDKDPLWTSLAAEHGLTASYADVSSSWAFGDFVFGWDYDMFADTSKSRRAGFHEYVETEQMFYRLFDEFRKARVIP, from the coding sequence ATGGAACGCAAGACAGCCCTGGTCGCCGGGGCGAACGGGATCATCGGCCGGAACCTCGTCGAGCACCTGCGGGCGGACGGGCGCTGGGACGTCATCGGGCTTTCCCGCCGCGGTGGTCTCGCCGTCGACCTGCTCGACGCCGCCGACACGCGGGCGAAGGTCGGCGCGCTGAGCGGCGTCACGCACCTCTTCTACGCGGCGTACCAGGATCGGCCGACGTGGGCCGAACTGGTCCCGCCGAACCTGGCGATGCTGACGAACCTCGTCGGCGCCCTGGACCCGGCCGCGCTCGAGCACGTCAGCCTGATGCAGGGCTACAAGGTCTACGGCGCGCACCTCGGCCCGTTCAAGACGCCGGCGCGCGAGACCGACGCCGGGCACATGCCACCGGAGTTCAACGTCGACCAGCAGCAGTTCCTCGAGCGGTGGGGAGGTTCCTGGTCGGCGATCCGGCCGTCGGTGGTCGGCGGCACGGCGCTGGGCAACCCGATGAACCTGGCGCTGGTGATCGCGGTGTACGCGTCGATCTCGAAGGAGCTCGGCCTGCCGCTGCGGTTCCCGGGCAAGCCCGGCGCGTACGACAGCCTGCTGGAGATGACGGACGCGGGCCTGCTGGCTTCGGCCACGGTGTGGGCGACGGGCCAGGAGGGAGCGTTCAACATCGCGAACGGCGACCTGTTCCGGTGGAGCGAGCTGTGGCCGAAGCTGGCGGCGTACTTCGGCCTCGAAGCCGCGCCCCCGCTGCGAATGTCCCTTGTGGACGTGATGACCGACAAGGATCCACTGTGGACTTCACTCGCCGCGGAACACGGCCTCACGGCGTCCTACGCGGACGTCTCGTCGTCCTGGGCCTTCGGCGACTTCGTGTTCGGCTGGGACTACGACATGTTCGCGGACACCTCGAAGTCCCGCCGCGCGGGCTTCCACGAGTACGTCGAGACGGAGCAGATGTTCTACCGGCTGTTCGACGAGTTCCGGAAGGCGCGGGTGATCCCCTAG
- a CDS encoding nucleotidyltransferase domain-containing protein has product MTWDPAPLSEVVELFSRIRAPWWIAGGYAIELAVGHAFRNHGDVDVLLLRRDQLAVQEALATWEWWAADPPGTLRPWRRGELLPPGVDDIWCRPSASAPWRIQVMLDETEGDSWVSRRDPAVRRAVTELGAVTADGIPYLATEVQLFVKARHPRPKDELDFLAALPVLNPAQRQWLADALRQTFGEHPWLDRL; this is encoded by the coding sequence GTGACCTGGGACCCGGCGCCGCTGTCCGAGGTCGTCGAGCTGTTCTCGCGCATCCGCGCGCCCTGGTGGATCGCGGGCGGCTACGCGATCGAACTGGCGGTCGGGCACGCGTTCCGCAACCACGGCGACGTCGACGTCCTGCTCCTCCGGCGCGACCAGCTCGCGGTCCAGGAGGCGCTGGCGACGTGGGAGTGGTGGGCGGCGGACCCGCCCGGCACGCTCCGGCCGTGGCGGCGCGGCGAGCTGCTGCCGCCCGGCGTCGACGACATCTGGTGCCGCCCGTCGGCGTCGGCGCCGTGGCGGATCCAGGTCATGCTCGACGAGACCGAAGGCGACTCGTGGGTCTCTCGCCGGGACCCGGCCGTGCGGCGGGCCGTCACCGAGCTGGGCGCGGTCACGGCGGACGGAATCCCCTACCTGGCAACGGAAGTCCAGCTCTTCGTCAAGGCCCGGCACCCCCGCCCCAAGGACGAGCTGGACTTCTTGGCGGCGCTGCCGGTGCTGAACCCCGCGCAACGGCAGTGGCTGGCGGATGCCCTCCGGCAGACGTTCGGCGAGCACCCCTGGCTGGATCGCCTCTAG
- a CDS encoding peptide ABC transporter substrate-binding protein, protein MRLLVLLAVLALAVTGCSGSDAARPGVLSAGLREPATLLPADVADSAGRLVTGALWTPLADYDAATGKLTPRAAESIESTDRVHWTVKLRPAAFHDGTPVTAQSYVDTWRAIAASRWAAAPVLTKLLRAREITASTPDTISLVLDRPSGQVPALLSAPGLVPLPASVLASHDWKGFAAAPVGNGPYRLDGAWRPGSGGTLKRVGSGQAEEIELRVGDPTAQYDAVKAGTLDLATEVPGEKHDAMHDDFDDGHHATWALPRAGYLAFPVANPRFADATVRHGFALGVDRAALEAGPLAHQVDPAKALLPPADAPGERSGTCRPCSFDAAAGKALLQQAAFPGGATVYFGPSTEAWTRTLVVGLHKSLDVSVTAQPLSGPPDGPSTLDVSLATASPYELLSTLATESGYTDEVFGQNLALADAAATPEESGELYRLAENQLLRDLPVAPLWSGHGHAVWSSRVHDVLTTPFAGPVLAGIGVS, encoded by the coding sequence ATGCGCCTGCTCGTCCTGCTCGCCGTCCTGGCCCTCGCCGTCACGGGCTGTTCCGGTTCCGACGCCGCCCGGCCCGGCGTCCTGTCCGCCGGCCTCCGCGAGCCCGCGACGCTGCTGCCCGCCGACGTCGCCGACTCGGCGGGCCGGCTGGTGACCGGGGCGCTGTGGACCCCGCTCGCCGACTACGACGCGGCGACCGGGAAGCTCACGCCGCGCGCGGCCGAGTCGATCGAGAGCACCGACCGGGTGCACTGGACGGTCAAGCTGCGCCCCGCGGCGTTCCACGACGGCACCCCGGTGACCGCTCAGTCCTATGTGGACACGTGGCGCGCGATCGCCGCTTCGCGGTGGGCCGCCGCGCCGGTGTTGACGAAGTTGTTGCGCGCCCGCGAGATCACGGCGTCCACTCCGGACACCATTTCCCTTGTCCTGGATCGCCCGTCCGGCCAGGTGCCGGCGTTGCTCTCGGCGCCGGGCCTGGTGCCGCTGCCCGCGTCGGTGCTCGCCTCCCACGACTGGAAGGGCTTCGCCGCGGCACCCGTCGGGAACGGCCCGTACCGGCTCGACGGCGCGTGGCGGCCCGGCTCCGGCGGCACGCTGAAGCGCGTCGGTTCCGGGCAGGCCGAGGAGATCGAGCTGCGCGTCGGCGATCCGACGGCCCAGTACGACGCGGTCAAGGCGGGCACGCTCGACCTCGCCACCGAGGTCCCCGGCGAGAAGCACGACGCGATGCACGACGACTTCGACGACGGCCACCACGCGACCTGGGCGTTGCCGCGGGCCGGCTACCTGGCGTTCCCGGTGGCGAACCCCCGCTTCGCCGACGCGACGGTCCGTCACGGCTTCGCACTGGGCGTCGACCGCGCGGCCCTCGAAGCCGGGCCGCTCGCCCACCAGGTCGACCCGGCCAAGGCCCTGCTCCCGCCCGCGGACGCACCCGGCGAGCGATCGGGCACGTGCCGGCCGTGCAGCTTCGACGCGGCAGCGGGCAAGGCCCTCCTGCAGCAGGCGGCCTTCCCCGGCGGCGCAACCGTCTACTTCGGACCTTCGACCGAGGCCTGGACGCGGACGCTGGTCGTCGGCCTGCACAAGTCGCTGGACGTTTCGGTGACCGCGCAACCTTTGTCCGGCCCGCCCGACGGACCATCCACACTGGACGTTTCACTGGCCACCGCGAGCCCGTACGAGCTGCTGTCGACGCTGGCCACGGAGTCGGGGTACACCGACGAGGTGTTCGGCCAGAATCTGGCACTCGCGGACGCGGCGGCGACGCCGGAGGAGTCGGGCGAGCTGTACCGGCTGGCGGAGAACCAGCTGCTGCGCGACCTCCCGGTGGCGCCGCTGTGGTCCGGTCACGGCCACGCGGTCTGGTCGTCGCGCGTGCACGACGTCCTGACGACCCCGTTCGCCGGCCCGGTGCTGGCCGGAATCGGGGTCTCGTGA